From a region of the Microterricola gilva genome:
- a CDS encoding RrF2 family transcriptional regulator, protein MKLSVFSDVCLRTLMLLASRRDELITTRDIAEQIGVPYNHVAKAVLELRNRLAIEVSRGRHGGSRITAHGLQLTVGALLRDLDPRADVVDCVSAHGVACPLLSQCALRSALRRAREAFYAELDGMRIEDLTGTASTAMLPFPVLR, encoded by the coding sequence GTGAAACTCAGTGTCTTCTCCGATGTGTGCCTGCGCACGCTGATGCTGCTCGCCTCGCGCCGCGACGAGCTCATCACGACGCGGGACATCGCCGAGCAGATCGGCGTTCCGTACAACCACGTCGCCAAGGCCGTGCTCGAATTGCGCAACCGCCTGGCCATCGAGGTGAGCCGCGGTCGGCACGGCGGCTCGCGGATCACCGCGCACGGGCTCCAGCTGACGGTCGGAGCGCTGCTGCGCGATCTCGACCCGCGTGCCGACGTCGTCGACTGCGTGTCCGCGCACGGCGTCGCCTGCCCGCTGCTCTCCCAGTGCGCCCTGCGCTCGGCGTTGCGCCGCGCGCGCGAGGCGTTCTACGCGGAACTCGACGGCATGCGCATCGAGGACCTGACCGGCACCGCCAGCACAGCGATGCTGCCGTTCCCGGTCCTGCGCTAG
- a CDS encoding CarD family transcriptional regulator, producing the protein MLFEVGETVVYPHHGAATIIEIKTRVIKGEEKLYLKLNVTQGDLTIEVPAENVDLVGVRDVIGREGLDRVFEVLRAPFTEEPTNWSRRYKANLEKLASGDVIKVSEVVRDLWRRDQDRGLSAGEKRMLAKARQILISELALAEKTDEEKASTVLDEVLAS; encoded by the coding sequence ATGCTTTTTGAGGTTGGCGAAACCGTCGTTTACCCGCACCACGGTGCTGCAACGATCATCGAAATCAAGACCCGTGTCATCAAGGGTGAAGAGAAGCTCTACCTCAAGCTCAATGTCACCCAGGGTGACTTGACCATTGAGGTTCCCGCCGAGAACGTCGATCTCGTCGGTGTGCGAGACGTCATCGGCCGGGAAGGGCTCGACCGCGTGTTCGAGGTGCTCCGCGCGCCGTTCACCGAGGAGCCCACCAACTGGTCGCGCCGCTACAAGGCGAACCTGGAGAAGCTGGCATCCGGCGATGTCATCAAGGTGTCCGAGGTCGTCCGCGACCTGTGGCGCCGTGACCAGGACCGCGGCCTCTCGGCCGGCGAGAAGCGCATGCTGGCCAAGGCCCGTCAGATTCTGATCTCCGAGCTCGCGCTCGCGGAGAAGACCGACGAGGAGAAGGCCTCCACCGTGCTCGACGAGGTTCTCGCCTCGTAG
- a CDS encoding globin domain-containing protein produces the protein MLSEKSRPVIEATLPLIGERIPHITPKFYARMFAARPELLDGLFSRANQNNGTQQQALAGSIAAFATHLVTNPGTLPEAVLARIANKHTSLGITEDQYGIVYEHLFAAIVDDLGEAVTPEVAEAWTEVYWLMADALIKIEKGLYAQQANDKIWTPWTLVAKEPAGVGSITFRFTPADDTAATVAKPGQFVSVRVPLNDGIRQCRQYTLSDSVTSTTERVITTKFDEGGEVSPFMHESLSVGDVIELSNPYGDLTIDTTGAPIILATAGIGCTPSASALATLAAAGSDRQVLVLHAEATEEAWALKEQMRESIGALPNAELKLWLEDITARADDTEASEGYMSLDGLELPADARLYLCGPLPFMRSLRSQAIDAGIPARNIHYEVFGPDLWLAA, from the coding sequence ATGCTTTCCGAGAAGTCCCGCCCGGTCATCGAAGCCACGCTTCCCCTCATCGGTGAGCGCATCCCGCACATCACCCCGAAGTTCTACGCGCGGATGTTCGCGGCACGGCCGGAGCTTCTCGACGGGCTGTTCTCCCGTGCGAACCAGAACAACGGCACCCAGCAGCAGGCCCTCGCGGGATCGATTGCCGCGTTCGCCACCCACCTCGTCACCAACCCGGGCACGCTCCCAGAGGCCGTGCTCGCGCGCATCGCCAACAAGCACACCTCCCTCGGCATCACCGAGGATCAGTACGGCATCGTGTACGAGCACCTCTTCGCCGCGATCGTCGATGATCTGGGCGAGGCCGTGACGCCGGAGGTCGCGGAAGCGTGGACGGAGGTGTACTGGCTCATGGCCGATGCGCTGATCAAGATCGAGAAGGGCCTCTACGCCCAGCAGGCGAACGACAAGATCTGGACCCCGTGGACGCTCGTGGCGAAGGAGCCGGCGGGAGTCGGATCGATCACCTTCCGCTTCACGCCGGCCGACGACACGGCGGCCACCGTCGCCAAGCCCGGCCAGTTCGTCTCGGTGCGCGTGCCCCTCAACGACGGCATCCGCCAGTGCCGCCAGTACACGCTGAGTGACTCCGTGACCTCGACGACGGAGCGCGTCATCACGACCAAGTTCGACGAGGGCGGCGAGGTCTCGCCGTTCATGCACGAGAGCCTCAGCGTCGGCGACGTTATCGAACTCTCCAACCCGTACGGCGACCTCACCATCGACACCACTGGCGCGCCCATCATCCTCGCGACCGCCGGCATCGGCTGCACCCCCAGCGCCTCCGCCTTGGCCACACTCGCCGCCGCCGGATCAGACCGCCAAGTGCTCGTGCTGCACGCCGAGGCCACCGAGGAGGCCTGGGCGCTGAAGGAGCAGATGCGCGAATCCATCGGTGCCCTGCCGAACGCCGAGCTGAAGCTCTGGCTCGAAGACATCACGGCCAGAGCCGATGACACCGAGGCCAGCGAGGGCTACATGTCGCTCGATGGGCTGGAGCTGCCCGCCGATGCCCGCCTCTACCTCTGCGGTCCGCTCCCCTTCATGCGCTCGCTGCGTTCGCAGGCGATCGATGCCGGCATCCCCGCGCGGAACATCCACTACGAGGTGTTCGGGCCCGACCTCTGGCTTGCAGCCTGA
- the ispD gene encoding 2-C-methyl-D-erythritol 4-phosphate cytidylyltransferase, translated as MNFSGEGVGVSAADAAEAGAAGVDVAVIVVAAGSGTRLGRAEPKAFVTLGGRPMLAHALDGVFAVREAVQLIVVAPDAELERARAIVAASAGPAVDYTSVVVGGASRQLSVAAGLAAVAPGVGVVLVHDAARALTPSGQFEAVIAAVRSSGAGVIPALPVVDTIKRVDASGLVRETVDRSELAAVQTPQGFVRAELDEAYAAPSADFTDDAALLQSFGHSVGTVAGDERAFKITTAWDLARAERLLAESAGSAGSRAVPRVGTGVDVHAFAPEDGADAPELWIAGLHWPGQRGLSGHSDGDVAVHAVCDALLAAAGLGDIGGIFGTDDPRLAGAHGEVFLRETRRLVEAAGLRIGNVSVQLLGNRPKLSPRRLEAEALLGGILGAPVSIAATTTDGLGFTGRGDGVAAVATALLYPA; from the coding sequence ATGAACTTTTCGGGTGAGGGCGTCGGTGTCTCTGCGGCCGACGCGGCTGAGGCCGGCGCTGCCGGGGTCGACGTCGCGGTGATCGTGGTGGCGGCCGGGAGTGGCACGCGTCTCGGCCGCGCCGAGCCGAAGGCCTTCGTCACACTCGGCGGCAGGCCGATGCTCGCGCACGCCCTCGACGGAGTCTTCGCCGTGCGCGAGGCCGTGCAGCTGATCGTCGTGGCACCGGATGCCGAGCTCGAACGCGCCCGCGCCATCGTGGCGGCATCCGCAGGCCCCGCCGTCGACTACACCAGCGTCGTCGTCGGGGGAGCGAGCCGACAGCTCTCGGTTGCGGCCGGTCTGGCTGCCGTCGCGCCGGGCGTCGGCGTCGTGCTCGTGCACGATGCCGCCCGCGCGCTGACCCCGAGCGGCCAGTTCGAGGCCGTGATCGCCGCGGTGCGCTCCAGTGGCGCCGGCGTCATCCCGGCGCTGCCCGTCGTCGACACCATCAAGCGCGTCGATGCGAGCGGGCTCGTGCGGGAGACCGTCGACCGTTCGGAGCTCGCGGCCGTGCAGACGCCGCAGGGCTTCGTGCGCGCCGAACTCGACGAGGCATACGCGGCCCCGAGTGCAGACTTCACCGATGACGCGGCACTGCTCCAGTCCTTCGGTCACAGCGTCGGCACGGTCGCCGGCGACGAGCGGGCCTTCAAGATCACGACCGCGTGGGACCTGGCCAGGGCGGAGCGACTGCTCGCCGAGAGCGCTGGCAGTGCCGGATCGCGCGCCGTGCCCCGAGTCGGGACGGGTGTCGACGTGCACGCCTTCGCACCCGAGGACGGCGCGGACGCCCCCGAACTCTGGATCGCCGGTCTGCACTGGCCAGGCCAGCGCGGGCTCTCCGGGCACAGCGACGGCGATGTCGCGGTGCACGCCGTCTGCGATGCGCTGCTCGCGGCGGCCGGACTCGGCGACATCGGCGGCATCTTCGGCACGGACGACCCGCGGCTCGCCGGCGCCCACGGCGAGGTGTTCCTGCGTGAGACGCGTCGCCTCGTTGAGGCGGCCGGCCTTCGTATCGGCAACGTCTCGGTGCAGCTGCTCGGCAACCGCCCCAAGCTGTCGCCGCGGCGGCTCGAGGCCGAAGCACTGCTCGGCGGCATCCTCGGCGCCCCGGTCAGCATTGCGGCAACCACGACGGACGGGCTCGGCTTCACCGGTCGGGGAGACGGCGTCGCCGCCGTCGCGACGGCGCTGCTCTATCCCGCCTGA
- a CDS encoding response regulator transcription factor, with translation MTRILLIEDEPALSEPLSFLLEREGYEVTVAADGPSALREFDRTGADLLLLDLMLPGIPGTEVCREIRQRSSVPIIMLTAKDSEVDIVVGLELGADDYMTKPYSTRELLARVRAVLRRHVDTDAEDDSVIEAGAVRMDIERHTVSVNGDLIPMPLKEFELLELLMRNAGRVLTRGQLIDRVWGTDYFGDTKTLDVHIKRIRSRIEPVPSEPAMLLTVRGLGYRFEA, from the coding sequence GTGACACGAATCCTGTTGATCGAAGACGAGCCTGCACTCAGCGAGCCCCTGAGCTTCCTGCTCGAGCGGGAAGGCTACGAGGTGACCGTGGCCGCCGACGGGCCGAGCGCACTCCGCGAGTTCGACCGCACGGGTGCCGATCTGCTGCTGCTCGACCTGATGCTGCCCGGAATCCCGGGCACGGAGGTCTGCCGCGAGATCCGCCAGCGTTCAAGCGTTCCGATCATCATGCTCACGGCCAAGGACTCCGAGGTCGACATTGTCGTGGGGCTCGAGCTCGGCGCCGACGACTACATGACGAAGCCGTACTCGACCCGCGAGCTGCTGGCCCGCGTGCGCGCCGTGCTGCGCCGTCACGTCGACACGGATGCCGAGGACGACAGCGTGATCGAGGCCGGCGCGGTGCGCATGGACATCGAGCGCCACACGGTGAGCGTGAACGGCGATCTCATTCCCATGCCGCTGAAGGAATTCGAGCTGCTCGAGCTCCTGATGCGCAACGCCGGCCGCGTGCTCACCCGTGGCCAGCTGATCGACCGGGTGTGGGGAACCGACTACTTCGGCGACACCAAGACCCTCGACGTGCACATCAAGCGGATCCGTTCGCGCATCGAGCCCGTGCCGTCTGAGCCGGCGATGCTGCTGACCGTGCGCGGTCTCGGCTACCGCTTCGAGGCCTGA
- a CDS encoding YgfZ/GcvT domain-containing protein → MTDTADTLPASPFLGLPAAVPADGLDAGVAAHYGNPMIEQRKLAGGQAIVDLSHRGVLSVTGPDRRSWLNSMTSQALDRLAPGESSETLVLDATGRVEYDVRVFDDGVTTWLLLEAQELPGLKAWLERMKFMLRVEIADESENYATVGTMAPDAAALDALKLPVAAPNTIPLVWTDPWSAVVAGGWQYAAADGHPASAWHWHEVLVPRTELAGLAERVRSGELAVAGTLALEALRIAAWRPRLALEGDEKTIPHELDWLRSAVHLNKGCYRGQETVAKVHNLGHPPRRLVMLHLDGSDTILPVHGDEVLAEKVRPETEAEWKVVGQITSAAIHHELGPIALAVVKRAVPVSIQLEVHAHGEKVAAAQEAIVPTDAGAEANIPRLPRLGARTH, encoded by the coding sequence ATGACCGACACAGCCGACACACTCCCCGCTTCCCCGTTCCTCGGGTTGCCGGCGGCCGTGCCAGCCGATGGCCTCGATGCGGGGGTCGCCGCCCACTACGGCAACCCGATGATCGAGCAGCGCAAGCTCGCCGGCGGCCAGGCGATCGTCGATCTCTCGCACCGCGGCGTGCTGAGCGTGACCGGCCCGGACCGGCGCAGCTGGCTGAACAGCATGACCTCGCAGGCCCTCGACCGGCTTGCGCCCGGGGAATCGAGCGAGACGCTCGTGCTCGACGCCACCGGCCGCGTCGAGTACGACGTGCGCGTCTTCGATGACGGCGTCACCACGTGGCTGCTGCTTGAGGCACAGGAGCTGCCCGGGCTGAAGGCGTGGCTCGAGCGGATGAAGTTCATGCTGCGCGTCGAGATCGCCGACGAGTCCGAGAACTACGCGACGGTGGGAACGATGGCGCCGGATGCCGCCGCCCTCGACGCCCTCAAGCTGCCCGTCGCAGCGCCCAACACGATTCCCCTCGTCTGGACGGATCCGTGGAGCGCGGTCGTCGCCGGTGGCTGGCAATACGCGGCGGCCGATGGGCACCCGGCATCCGCGTGGCACTGGCACGAGGTGCTCGTGCCGCGGACCGAACTCGCCGGGCTGGCCGAGCGGGTGCGCTCCGGGGAGCTTGCCGTGGCCGGAACGCTCGCACTGGAGGCGCTGCGCATCGCCGCATGGCGCCCGCGCCTGGCCCTGGAGGGCGACGAGAAGACGATCCCGCACGAGCTGGACTGGCTGCGCAGCGCGGTGCACCTGAACAAGGGCTGCTACCGCGGGCAGGAGACGGTGGCCAAGGTGCACAACCTCGGCCATCCGCCGCGCCGGCTGGTGATGCTGCACCTGGACGGTTCAGACACCATCCTGCCCGTGCACGGCGACGAGGTGCTGGCCGAGAAGGTGCGGCCGGAGACCGAGGCCGAGTGGAAGGTCGTCGGCCAGATCACGAGCGCCGCGATCCACCACGAGCTCGGGCCGATCGCGCTCGCCGTGGTCAAGCGCGCGGTGCCGGTGAGCATTCAGCTCGAGGTGCACGCGCACGGCGAGAAGGTCGCTGCGGCCCAGGAGGCGATCGTGCCGACGGATGCCGGGGCGGAAGCGAACATCCCACGCCTGCCGCGCCTCGGCGCGCGTACGCACTAG
- the phoU gene encoding phosphate signaling complex protein PhoU: MREVFQQELREVQDRLVELSGLVAVSIDKATRAFNESDVTLAEEVIADDDKIDGLTVALDELAIMILARQQPVARDLRIVVSALRISASLERMGDMSTHIAQLARYRFPDKVVPKSLRGTFAEMGRLDVEIAQKLTELLRSQDVKMAETIRNDDDEIDALHLRVFDKVLGETWKGEAADTVDATLASRYHERFADHAVSIAKKVLYLATGDWDPDAPSV, from the coding sequence GTGCGTGAAGTATTTCAGCAGGAGCTCCGCGAGGTGCAGGATCGACTCGTCGAGCTCAGCGGCCTCGTCGCCGTCTCCATCGACAAGGCGACGAGGGCGTTCAACGAGTCGGACGTCACCCTGGCCGAGGAGGTGATCGCCGACGACGACAAGATCGACGGACTCACCGTCGCCCTCGATGAGCTCGCCATCATGATCCTGGCCAGGCAGCAGCCCGTCGCCCGCGATCTCCGCATCGTGGTGAGCGCACTGCGCATCAGCGCGTCGCTCGAGCGCATGGGCGACATGTCGACCCACATCGCCCAGCTCGCCCGCTACCGTTTCCCCGACAAGGTCGTGCCGAAGTCGCTCCGCGGAACGTTCGCGGAGATGGGCCGTCTCGACGTCGAGATCGCGCAGAAGCTCACCGAGCTGCTGCGCTCGCAGGACGTGAAGATGGCGGAGACGATCCGCAACGACGACGACGAGATCGACGCGCTGCACCTCCGAGTCTTCGACAAGGTGCTCGGCGAGACCTGGAAGGGCGAGGCAGCCGACACCGTCGACGCCACGCTGGCCAGCCGCTACCACGAGCGTTTCGCCGACCACGCCGTGTCCATCGCCAAGAAGGTGCTCTACCTGGCGACGGGCGACTGGGACCCGGACGCCCCGAGCGTCTGA
- a CDS encoding sensor histidine kinase: protein MDSTWLVLLALALGLAVGAGFVTMLHLAERRGASAAGVVSPRIPDGIDQVLEALESAGVVLDPSHNVMKVSPGALAMGLVWNGALVHPELLELVDEVRRDGEPISRELVLKRGPFGDASMYLSVRVARLGTRFVLLLADDRTESHRLDDVRRDFVANVSHELKTPIASVGLLAEALDAAADEPAQVRRFANRLTSESTRLARLTQEIIELSRLQAQDAVAEATPVDIDAIVATAIDQNRVIAEGNGIEIALGKKSGARVYGDESLLVMAVNNLVANAVNYSPPGSRVGVGVKHADGVVEIVVTDQGVGIPEEDQDRVFERFFRVDQARARNTGGTGLGLSIVKHAVQNHGGDIRVWSQPGLGSSFTIRLPELKADQESETLGDPA, encoded by the coding sequence ATGGACTCCACCTGGTTGGTGCTGCTCGCTCTGGCACTCGGCCTCGCAGTGGGCGCGGGCTTTGTCACGATGCTTCACCTCGCCGAACGCCGAGGCGCTTCCGCGGCAGGCGTCGTCAGCCCGCGCATTCCCGACGGCATCGATCAGGTGCTCGAAGCGCTCGAATCCGCCGGTGTCGTGCTCGACCCATCGCACAACGTGATGAAGGTGTCGCCGGGCGCACTGGCCATGGGGCTCGTGTGGAACGGCGCGCTCGTGCACCCGGAGCTGCTGGAGCTGGTCGACGAGGTGCGGCGGGACGGCGAACCGATCAGCCGCGAGCTCGTGCTCAAGCGCGGGCCGTTCGGTGACGCGAGCATGTACCTGAGCGTGCGCGTGGCCAGGCTCGGCACGCGCTTCGTGCTGCTCCTGGCCGATGACCGCACCGAATCGCACCGCCTCGACGATGTGCGCCGTGACTTCGTTGCCAACGTCAGCCACGAGCTCAAGACACCGATCGCCTCCGTCGGCCTGCTCGCCGAGGCCCTGGATGCCGCAGCCGATGAGCCGGCACAGGTGCGCCGCTTCGCCAACAGGCTCACCAGCGAGTCGACGCGTCTGGCACGGCTGACGCAGGAAATCATCGAGCTGTCCCGGCTGCAGGCCCAGGATGCCGTGGCCGAGGCCACGCCGGTCGACATCGACGCCATCGTCGCAACGGCCATCGACCAGAACCGCGTGATCGCGGAGGGCAACGGCATCGAGATTGCGCTCGGCAAGAAGTCCGGCGCCCGGGTGTACGGCGACGAGTCGCTGCTCGTGATGGCCGTCAACAACCTCGTCGCCAACGCCGTCAACTACTCTCCTCCCGGCTCCCGCGTCGGCGTCGGCGTCAAGCACGCCGACGGCGTCGTCGAGATCGTCGTCACCGATCAGGGCGTCGGCATTCCGGAGGAAGACCAGGACCGCGTCTTCGAGCGCTTCTTCCGCGTCGACCAGGCCCGCGCCCGCAACACGGGCGGCACAGGGCTCGGCCTCAGCATCGTCAAGCACGCCGTGCAGAACCACGGCGGCGACATCCGCGTCTGGTCGCAGCCAGGCCTCGGCTCGTCCTTCACCATCCGCCTTCCCGAGTTGAAGGCAGACCAAGAATCCGAAACCCTGGGAGACCCCGCGTGA
- a CDS encoding class I SAM-dependent methyltransferase — MPVGTITRGTTNTNRLRRIDRWTQTLPVLRTSTDPLVVDLGYGASAVTSLELHQRLAKTRADVEVLGLEIDPARVRGASEQLEAVRAGQTGFAPDAAVRFALGGFEVPLPDGRRAAVIRALNVLRQYDEADVLPAWRMLVTRLQPNGVLIDGTCDEIGRIAAWAAVGADGPETFSIALRLDGLDKPSILAERLPKALIHRNVDGEKVHELLTLLDRHWQYNAALAAYGPVQRWLATVEGLRAEGWPVRGGRTRWRLGELTVPWGSVEPNGFSWL; from the coding sequence ATGCCAGTCGGAACGATCACACGCGGCACGACGAACACGAATCGTCTGCGCCGCATCGACCGCTGGACCCAGACGCTGCCCGTGCTGCGCACGAGCACGGACCCGCTCGTCGTCGACCTCGGCTACGGCGCGAGTGCCGTGACCAGCCTCGAGCTGCACCAGCGCCTGGCCAAGACCCGCGCGGATGTCGAGGTGCTCGGGCTCGAGATCGACCCGGCACGGGTGCGTGGCGCGAGCGAACAGCTGGAAGCGGTGCGTGCCGGCCAGACGGGCTTTGCCCCTGACGCCGCTGTGCGCTTCGCGCTCGGCGGCTTCGAGGTGCCGCTGCCCGACGGTCGCCGTGCCGCCGTGATCCGTGCCCTCAATGTGCTGCGCCAGTACGACGAGGCCGATGTGCTGCCTGCCTGGCGCATGCTGGTGACCCGCCTGCAGCCGAACGGCGTGCTCATCGACGGCACGTGCGATGAGATCGGCCGGATCGCCGCCTGGGCTGCGGTCGGCGCCGACGGCCCGGAGACGTTCTCGATCGCGCTGCGCCTCGACGGACTCGACAAGCCGTCGATCCTGGCCGAGCGCTTGCCGAAGGCGCTGATCCACCGCAACGTCGACGGCGAGAAGGTGCACGAGCTACTCACGCTGCTCGACCGGCACTGGCAGTACAACGCGGCGCTGGCGGCCTACGGCCCCGTGCAACGCTGGCTGGCAACGGTCGAGGGCCTCCGCGCGGAGGGGTGGCCCGTGCGGGGCGGCCGCACCCGCTGGCGGCTCGGCGAACTCACCGTCCCGTGGGGCTCGGTCGAACCCAACGGTTTCAGTTGGCTCTAG
- a CDS encoding phosphoglyceromutase, with the protein MTAPYTLILLRHGNSTWNQANLFTGWVDVRLSEQGEAEAARAGELLAEAGLLPDILHTSVLTRAIQTANIALDKADRSWIDVKRSWRLNERHYGALQGLDKAETLEKYGPEQFQLWRRSFDVPPPVLADDAEYSQVGDPRYANLADDELPRTECLKDVIVRMLPYWENDISADLRTGKTVLVTAHGNSLRALVKHLDGISDDDIAELNIPTGIPLVYKLGEDLMPLGPGEYLDPEAAAAGAAAVAAQGKK; encoded by the coding sequence ATGACTGCGCCTTACACACTCATCCTGCTGCGCCACGGCAACAGCACCTGGAACCAGGCCAACCTCTTCACCGGTTGGGTCGACGTCCGTCTGAGCGAGCAGGGCGAGGCCGAAGCGGCCCGCGCCGGCGAGCTCCTCGCTGAGGCAGGCCTGCTGCCCGACATCCTGCACACCTCGGTGCTCACCCGCGCCATCCAGACCGCGAACATCGCCCTCGACAAGGCCGACCGCTCCTGGATCGACGTCAAGCGCAGCTGGCGCCTCAACGAGCGCCACTACGGCGCGCTGCAGGGCCTCGACAAGGCCGAGACGCTCGAGAAGTACGGCCCGGAGCAGTTCCAGCTGTGGCGTCGCTCCTTCGACGTCCCGCCGCCCGTGCTGGCCGACGACGCCGAGTACTCGCAGGTCGGCGACCCCCGCTACGCGAACCTCGCCGACGACGAGCTGCCCCGCACGGAGTGCCTCAAGGACGTCATCGTGCGCATGCTGCCCTACTGGGAGAACGACATCTCCGCCGACCTCCGCACGGGCAAGACGGTTCTCGTCACGGCCCACGGCAACTCGCTGCGCGCCCTGGTCAAGCACCTCGACGGCATCAGCGACGACGACATCGCCGAGCTGAACATCCCCACCGGCATCCCGCTGGTCTACAAGCTCGGCGAAGACCTCATGCCGCTCGGACCGGGCGAGTACCTCGACCCGGAGGCCGCGGCAGCCGGTGCGGCCGCGGTGGCGGCGCAGGGCAAGAAGTAA